In Populus trichocarpa isolate Nisqually-1 chromosome 7, P.trichocarpa_v4.1, whole genome shotgun sequence, the following proteins share a genomic window:
- the LOC127905546 gene encoding ribosomal protein S7, mitochondrial codes for MGSLDGEQKQLIKKLVNFRMKEGKRTRVRAIVYQTFHRPARTERDVIKLMVDAIENIKPICEVEKVGVAGTIYDVPGIVARDRQQTLAIRWILEAAFKRRISYRISLEKCSFAEILDAYRKRGIARKKRENLHGLASTNRSFAHFRWW; via the coding sequence ATGGGGAGCTTGGATGGTGAGCAAAAACAATTGATCAAGAAGTTGGTCAACTTTCGCATGAAAGAAGGTAAAAGAACGAGAGTTCGTGCTATTGTTTATCAAACTTTTCATCGCCCAGCTCGAACTGAACGCGATGTAATAAAACTTATGGTTGACGCTATAGAGAATATAAAGCCCATATGCGAAGTAGAAAAAGTAGGAGTAGCAGGTACTATTTATGATGTCCCTGGGATTGTAGCCAGGGATCGTCAACAAACCTTAGCTATTCGTTGGATCCTTGAAGCAGCTTTCAAACGACGTATAAGCTACAGGATAAGCTTAGAGAAATGTTCATTTGCTGAGATACTAGATGCTTACCGAAAGAGGGGAATTGCACGTAAGAAAAGGGAGAATCTTCATGGACTGGCTTCCACCAATCGAAGTTTCGCGCATTTCAGATGGTGGTAA
- the LOC127905547 gene encoding NADH-ubiquinone oxidoreductase chain 3 — protein sequence MLEFAPICIYLVISLLVSLILLGLPFLFASPSSTYPEKLSAYECGFDPFGDARSRFDIRFYLVSILFIIFDLEVTFFFPWAVSLNKIDLFGFWSMMAFLLILTIGFLYEWKRGALDWE from the coding sequence ATGTTAGAATTTGCACCTATTTGTATCTATTTAGTGATCAGTCTGCTAGTTTCTTTGATCTTACTCGGTCTTCCTTTTCTATTTGCTTCCCCTAGTTCGACCTATCCAGAAAAATTGTCGGCCTACGAATGTGGTTTCGACCCTTTCGGTGATGCCAGAAGTCGTTTCGATATACGATTTTATCTtgtttccattttatttattatctttgaTCTGGAAGtaacctttttctttccttgggCAGTCTCTCTCAACAAGATTGATCTGTTTGGATTTTGGTCCATGATGgcctttttattgattttgacgATTGGATTTCTCTATGAATGGAAAAGGGGTGCTTTGGATTGGGAGTAA
- the LOC127905548 gene encoding LOW QUALITY PROTEIN: NADH-ubiquinone oxidoreductase chain 4-like (The sequence of the model RefSeq protein was modified relative to this genomic sequence to represent the inferred CDS: inserted 2 bases in 1 codon), producing the protein MLEHFCECYSDLSGPILCPVLGSITPLFIPNSRIRPIRLIGLCASLITFLYSPAPRIQFDPSTAKSQFVESLRWLPYENIHFDLGIDGISLFFVILTTFLIPICILVGWSGMRSYGKEYITASLIREFLMIAVFRMLDLLLFYVLPESVLIPMFIIIGVWGSRQRKIKAAYQFFLYTLLGSVFMLLAILLILLQTGTTDLQISLTTEFSERRQIFLWIASFASFAVKVPMVPVHIWLPEAHVEAPTAGSVILAGIPLKLGTYGFLRFSIPMFPEATLFSTPFIYTPSAIAIIYTSLTTSRQIDLKKIIAYSSVAHMNLVTIGMFSRAAAVRSPILSYGHXQGQNMCAGRATHQPTNIQGIGGSILPMLSHGLVPSALFLCVGVLYDRHKTRLVRYYGGLVSTMPNLSTIFFSSTLANMSSPGTSSFIGEFLISVGAFQRNSLVATLAALGMILGAAYSLWLYNRVVSGNLKPDFLHKFSDSNGREVSIFIPFLVGVVRMGVHPKVFPDRMHTSVSNLVQHGKFH; encoded by the exons ATGTTAGAACATTTCTGTGAATGCTATTCTGATCTAAGTGGTCCTATTCTTTGTCCCGTGCTAGGAAGCATTACTCCTCTTTTCATTCCAAATTCAAGAATACGACCGATACGATTGATTGGTCTGTGTGCCTCTCTTATTACTTTTTTGTATTCCCCTGCTCCTCGGATACAATTCGATCCTTCTACGGCCAAATCTCAATTTGTGGAAAGCCTTCGATGGCTTCCTTATGAGAACATCCATTTTGATTTGGGTATAGACGGTATCTCTTTATTCTTCGTGATATTGACCACATTTCTGATCCCTATTTGCATTTTAGTGGGTTGGTCTGGTATGAGAAGTTATGGGAAAGAGTATATTACAGCATCTCTAATTCGTGAATTTCTAATGATCGCCGTGTTCCGCATGCTGGATCTTCTACTATTCTATGTTCTTCCCGAAAGCGTACTAATCCCTATGTT CATTATTATAGGGGTATGGGGTTCGAGACAAAGAAAGATCAAGGCAGCATATCAGTTTTTCCTTTATACTTTACTTGGATCTGTTTTTATGCTATTAGCTATTCTCTTGATTCTTCTCCAAACAGGAACCACCGATTTACAAATATCATTAACCACAGAATTTAGTGAGCGGCGCCAAATCTTTCTATGGATTGCTTCTTTCGCCTCTTTCGCCGTCAAAGTGCCTATGGTACCAGTTCATATTTGGTTACCCGAAGCTCATGTAGAGGCACCTACGGCAGGATCCGTCATCTTGGCAGGAATTCCTTTAAAATTGGGAACCTACGGCTTTTTAAGATTTTCAATACCCATGTTTCCCGAAGCGACACTTTTTTCCACTCCTTTCATTTATACTCCAAGCGCGATTGCTATAATATATACTTCCTTGACCACTTCAAGACAGATCGATCTTAAGAAGATCATTGCTTACTCCTCAGTAGCCCATATGAATCTGGTGACTATTGGTATGTTTAGTCGGGCGGCGGCCGTTAGGTCACCTATTTTGAGTTATGGACA ACAAGGCCAAAACATGTGTGCCGGGCGTGCGACCCATCAACCTA CGAACATACAGGGAATTGGAGGTAGCATTCTACCGATGTTAAGTCATGGACTGGTTCCTTCAGCCCTTTTTCTATGTGTTGGTGTTCTATATGACCGACATAAGACTCGACTTGTTAGATATTACGGAGGTTTAGTGAGCACCATGCCGAATCTCTCtaccattttcttctcttctacTTTGGCCAATATGAGTTCACCTGGTACTAGCAGCTTTATCGGGGAATTTCTCATCTCAGTAGGAGCTTTCCAAAGAAATAGCTTAGTAGCCACATTAGCAGCGCTTGGGATGATTTTAGGCGCGGCCTATTCCCTTTGGCTATATAATCGTGTGGTTTCTGGAAATTTAAAACCCGATTTCCTCCATAAATTCTCCGATTCAAATGGCAGAGAAGTTTCCATATTTATACCTTTTCTTGTTGGAG TTGTTCGGATGGGTGTTCACCCCAAAGTGTTCCCGGACCGCATGCATACATCCGTAAGTAACTTAGTGCAACATGGCAAATTTCATTGA